From Synchiropus splendidus isolate RoL2022-P1 chromosome 10, RoL_Sspl_1.0, whole genome shotgun sequence, the proteins below share one genomic window:
- the usp9 gene encoding probable ubiquitin carboxyl-terminal hydrolase FAF-X isoform X10, with translation MTATTRGSPVGGNDSQGQGQAPDAQSQPPLPQNQTSSPNSSNENSPVSPPDESGQGEGTHQLEEEEPAFPHTDLAKLDDMINRPRWVVPVLPKGELELLLEAAIDLSKKGLDVKCEACQRFFRDGLTISFTKILTDEAVSGWKFEIHRCIINNTHRLVELCVAKLSQDWFPLLELLAMATNPQCKFHIYNGTRPSETVPAGTQLADDELYARPPDPRSPKGWLVDLINKFGTLNGFQMLHDRFMSGQALNVQIIAALIKPFGQCYEFLTLHTVKKYFLPVIEMVPQFLENLTDEELKKEAKNEAKNDALSMIIKSLKNLASRVPGQEETVKNLEIFRLKMILRLLQISSFNGKMNALNEVNKVISSVSYYTHRHNPEEEEWLTAERMAEWIQQNHILSIVLRDSLHQPQYVEKLEKILRFVIKEKALTMQDLDNIWAAQAGKHEAIVKNVHDLLAKLAWDFSPEQLDHLFDCFKASWTNASKKQREKLLELIRRLAEDDKDGVMAHKVLNLLWNLAHSDDVPVDIMDQALSAHIKILDYSCSQDRDTQKIQWIDRFIEELRTNDKWVIPALKQIREICSLFGEAPQNLSQSQRSPHVFYRHDLINQLQNNHSLVTLVAENLSAYMETMRQFSKEEQAEFDPQTVRPGSRYSHVQEVQERLNFLRFLLKDGQLWLCAPQAKQIWKCLAENAVFLCDREACFKWYSKLMGDEPDLDPDINKDFFENNVLQLDPSLLTENGMKCFERFFKAVNCREGKLVAKRRAYMMDDLELIGLDYLWRVVIQGSDDIASRAIDLLKEIYTNLGPKLQVNQVEIHEDFIQSCFDRLKASYDTLCVLDGDKDSINCARQEAIRMVRVLTVLKEYINECDSDYHEERTILPMSRAFRGKHITLIIRFPNQGRQVDDLDIWSHTNDTIGSVRRGILNRIKANAAHTKIELFIGGEVVDPADDRKLIGQLNLKDKTLITAKLTQVGANMPSSPDSSSDSSTGSPGNHGNHYSDGPNPEVESCLPGVIMSLHLRYISFLWQVADLGCNLNMPLLRDGARVLMKLMPPDNSTVENLRAVCLDHAKLGENSLSPSLDSRFFGPPPSQVLYLIEVVYALLMPASATMGEDASDFQYNFLKSGGLPLVLSMLTRNNFLPSADMETRRGAYLNALKIAKLLLTAVGFGHVKVVAEACQPNADGNIPVSPINQATHDQALVLQSALQNIPNPASECMLRNVAIRLAQQISDENFFQASKYIPDICVIRAVQKIVWASGCGTVQLVFSSNEDISKIYEKTNAAKEPDGEDEQVCCEALEVMTLCFALMPTALDTLSKEKAWQTFIIDLLLHCHSRSVRQMAQEQFFLMATRCCMGHRPLLFFITLLFTVLGTTAKERAKHAGDYFTLLRHLLNYAYNSNINLPNAEVLLNNEIDWLKRIRDEVKRTGETGVEETILEGHLGVTKELLAFQTPEKKYYIGCEKGGANLIKELIDDFIFPASNVYIQYMKSGEFPTEQAIPVCSTPASINAGFELLVALAVGCVRNLKQIVDILTDMYYLGCETLTEWEYLPPVGPRPNKGFVGLKNAGATCYMNSVIQQLYMIPPIRNGILAIEGTGTDVDDDMSGDEKQENESNVDPRDEVFSYHHQFDDKLAGKSEDRKEYNIGVLRHLQVIFGHLAASRLQYYVPRGFWKQFRLWGEPVNLREQHDALEFFNSLVDSLDEALKALGHPAMLSKVLGGSFADQKICQGCPHRYECEESFTALNVDIRNHQNLLDSMEQYVKGDLLEGANAYHCEKCNKKVDTVKRLLIKKLPPVLAIQLKRFDYDWERECAIKFNDYFEFPRELDMEPYTVAGVAKLEGDDVNPENQVIQQNEPSEPTPPCSSKYRLVGVLVHSGQASGGHYYSYIIQRNGGDGEKNRWYKFDDGDVTECKMDDEEEMKNQCFGGEYMGEVFDHMMKRMSYRRQKRWWNAYILFYERMDSLDKDSELVKYISELTVSNTKPHQVKMPGVIECSVRKQNVQFMHNRMQYSLEYFQFIKKLLTCNSVYLNPPSGQEHLLPEAEEIAMISAQLAARFLFSTGFHTKKVVRGPASDWYDALCILLRHSKNVRYWFAHNVLFAYPNRFSEYLLECPSAEVRGAFSKLIVFIAHFSLQDGPCPSPTASPGSTAQGCDNLSLSDHLLRAVLHLLRREVSEHGRHLQQYFNLFVMYANLGLAEKTQLLKLNVPATFMMVALDEGPGPPIKYQYAELGKLYTVVSQLVRCCDVSSRMQSSINGNPPLPNPYGDPNLTAPVMPLQQVVAELLFVRTSYVKKIIEDCSNSEETVKLVRFNCWENPQFSSTVLSELLWQVAYSYTYELRPYLDLLLQILLIEDSWQTHRIHNVLKGIPDDRDGLFDTIQRSKNHYQKRAYQCIKCMVALFTNCSVAYQILQSNGDLKRKWTWAVEWLGDELERRPYTGNPQYTYNNWSPPVQSNETSNGYFLERSHSARMTLAKACELCPEELKCTQGSPGKEPDEQEAPDDQDSSPPEDTSLYPHSPGTAQFQQQNNHPHGQPYTGPAAQHMNNPQRPGPASAPTPGPTQTPVPGPGPSPGPGSRAQENWERTEEVAPAPTSTPAPALPEE, from the exons ATGACGGCCACCACGCGTGGCTCTCCAGTGGGGGGCAATGACAGTCAGGGCCAGGGGCAGGCTCCTGATGCTCAAAGCCAACCTCCATTGCCACAGAACCAG ACCTCATCCCCAAACTCATCTAATGAGAACTCTCCAGTGAGCCCGCCAGATGAATCTGGCCAAGGGGAGGGGACTCATCagctggaagaggaggagcccGCCTTCCCTCACACTGACCTAGCCAAGCTAGATGATATGATCAATAG GCCTCGATGGGTTGTCCCAGTTTTGCCAAAAGGGGAGTTGGAACTTCTCTTGGAAGCAGCTATAGATCTGAGCAAAAAAG gACTGGATGTGAAGTGTGAGGCATGTCAGCGGTTTTTCCGGGACGGTCTGACCATCTCATTTACAAAGATCCTGACCGATGAAGCCGTTAGTGGTTGGAAGTTTGAAATTCAT AGGTGTATCATAAATAACACACATCGGTTGGTGGAGCTGTGTGTTGCCAAGCTGTCACAGGACTGGTTCCCCCTATTGGAGTTGCTGGCTATGGCCACCAATCCCCAGTGCAAGTTCCACATCTACAACGGCACAAGGCCCTCTGAGACAGTACCTGCTGGAACACAGTTGGCTGACGATGAGCTATACGCCAGGCCACCAGATCCTCGCTCGCCAAAG GGCTGGCTGGTGGACTTGATCAACAAATTTGGCACGTTAAACGGGTTTCAAATGTTGCACGATCGCTTCATGAGTGGCCAAGCACTGAACGTCCAGATCATCGCTGCACTTATCAA GCCTTTTGGCCAGTGTTATGAGTTCCTCACCTTGCACACAGTAAAGAAGTACTTCCTCCCAGTCATCGAAATGGTCCCCCAGTTTCTAGAGAACCTCACAGatgaggagctgaagaaagaggCCAAGAATGAAGCCAAAAACGACGCACTGTCCATGATAATCAAGTCTCTGAAGAACCTGGCTTCTCGTGTGCCAGGGCAGGAGGAGACTGTGAAGAATTTAGAAATTTTTAGGTTAAAAATGATTCTTAG GTTATTGCAAATTTCTTCTTTTAACGGCAAAATGAATGCACTAAATGAAGTAAATAAAGTGATCTCCAGTGTGTCCTACTACACGCACCGGCATAACCCTGAAGAGGAGGAGTGGCTAACTGCAGAGCGCATGGCG GAGTGGATCCAGCAGAACCACATCCTCTCCATCGTCCTGAGGGACAGTCTGCATCAGCCGCAGTACGTCGAGAAACTGGAGAAAATCCTTCGCTTCGTTATCAAAGAAAAAGCTCTTACAATGCAGGATCTTGACAACATCTGGGCTGCCCAG GCTGGCAAGCACGAAGCCATTGTGAAGAATGTCCATGACCTCTTGGCCAAACTGGCTTGGGATTTCTCTCCTGAACAGCTTGATCATCTTTTCGACTGTTTCAAA GCAAGCTGGACCAATGCCAGTAAGAAGCAGCGTGAAAAACTTCTGGAACTCATCCGGCGCTTGGCTGAGGATGATAAGGACGGAGTGATGGCCCACAAGGTCCTCAACCTGCTGTGGAACTTGGCACACAGTGACGACGTGCCTGTAGACATCATGGACCAAGCACTTAGTGCTCACATTAAAATCCTTGATTACAGTTGCTCACAA GATAGAGACACTCAAAAGATCCAGTGGATAGACCGTTTCATTGAGGAGCTGCGAACCAACGACAAGTGGGTGATCCCAGCCCTGAAGCAAATCAGAGAAATCTGTAGCCTCTTTGGAGAAGCGCCCCAAAACCTCAG CCAATCCCAGAGAAGTCCTCATGTGTTTTACCGTCATGACCTGATCAATCAGCTGCAAAATAACCATTCCCTGGTTACGCTGGTAGCTGAGAACCTCTCTGCCTACATGGAGACGATGAGGCAGTTTTCCAAAG AAGAGCAGGCAGAGTTTGACCCGCAAACGGTCAGACCAGGAAGCCGCTACAGTCATGTCCAGGAAGTGCAAGAGCGACTCAACTTCCTGAG GTTCCTCCTAAAAGATGGCCAGCTATGGCTGTGTGCCCCTCAGGCCAAGCAGATCTGGAAGTGCCTGGCGGAGAATGCCGTCTTTCTCTGTGACCGTGAGGCCTGCTTCAAATG GTACTCCAAACTGATGGGGGACGAGCCGGACCTGGATCCAGATATCAATAAAGACTTTTTTGAGAACAACGTCCTCCAGTTGGACCCGTCTTTACTGACTGAAAATGGCATGAAGTGCTTTGAGAGATTCTTCAAAGCGGTCAACTGCAGGGAGGGCAAGTTGGTGGCTAAGCGCAGGGCCTACATGATGGATGACCTGGAACTAATAGGCTTGGACTACCTCTGGAGG GTGGTCATTCAGGGAAGTGATGACATTGCCAGTCGCGCCATAGACCTGCTGAAAGAGATCTACACCAATCTCGGACCAAAACTACAAGTCAATCAG GTGGAAATACACGAAGATTTCATCCAGTCATGTTTTGACCGTCTGAAAGCTTCCTATGACACGTTGTGCGTGTTGGATGGAGACAAGGACAGCATCAACTGTGCTCGTCAGGAGGCCATTCGGATGGTGCGAGTTCTCACTGTGCTGAAAGAATACATTAATGAGTGTGACAGTGACTATCACGAGGAAAGGACCATCTTACCCATGTCCAG AGCCTTCAGGGGAAAGCATATCACTTTGATCATTAGATTCCCCAACCAGGGTCGGCAGGTGGACGACCTAGATATCTGGTCTCACACCAACGACACAATTGGCTCAGTGCGACGCGGGATCCTGAACCGGATCAAGGCGAACGCTGCACATACAAAGATTGAGCTTTTCATTGGAGGAGAAGTGGTGGACCCTGCTGATGACAGAAAGCTCATCGGACAGCTCAATTTGAAGGACAAAACG CTTATCACAGCCAAACTGACCCAGGTGGGTGCCAATATGCCCTCAAGCCCTGACAGCTCTTCTGACTCTTCCACTGGCTCCCctggtaaccatggcaaccactATAGCGATGGCCCAAACCCTGAGGTGGAAAGCTGTCTTCCTGGCGTG ATTATGTCCCTGCATCTCCGCTACATCTCCTTCCTGTGGCAGGTAGCCGATCTGGGCTGCAACCTTAACATGCCACTGCTCAGAGACGGAGCCCGGGTTCTCATGAAACTAATGCCTCCAG ACAACAGTACAGTAGAAAATCTGCGAGCTGTGTGTCTAGACCATGCCAAGCTGGGAGAGAACAGCCTCAGTCCGTCACTGGACTCACGTTTCTTCGGGCCTCCACCCTCACAAGTGCTCTACCTTATCGAG GTGGTGTATGCTTTGCTGATGCCAGCCAGTGCCACGATGGGTGAAGACGCCAGTGACTTCCAGTACAACTTTCTGAAGAGCGGTGGGCTCCCATTGGTGCTGAGCATGTTGACCAGGAACAACTTCCTCCCCTCAGCAGACATGGAAACTCGGCGAGGAGCGTACCTCAATGCGTTGAAGATCGCCAAACTCCTCCTGACTGCCGTAGGCTTCGGGCACGTGAAGGTGGTGGCGGAGGCCTGCCAGCCAAACGCTGATGGAAATATTCCTGTCTCGCCG attAATCAGGCCACCCATGACCAAGCTCTGGTCCTTCAGAGTGCCCTTCAAAATATCCCGAATCCTGCCTCAGAATGTATGCTGCGCAACGTAGCCATCCGTCTGGCACAGCAGATCTCAGATGAG AACTTCTTCCAGGCATCCAAGTACATCCCTGACATCTGTGTGATCCGAGCGGTACAGAAAATTGTCTGGGCGTCAGGATGTGGTACTGTGCAGCTTGTCTTCAGTTCTAATGAAGATATTAGCAAGATTTATGAGAAG ACAAATGCTGCAAAGGAGCCAGACGGCGAGGACGAGCAGGTTTGCTGCGAGGCTTTGGAAGTGATGACGCTTTGTTTCGCCCTAATGCCCACTGCTTTAGACACCCTGAGTAAAGAGAAGGCCTGGCAAACCTTCATCATTGACTTGCTGCTTCACTGCCACAGCAG ATCGGTGCGTCAGATGGCCCAGGAACAGTTTTTCTTGATGGCAACCCGATGCTGTATGGGCCATCGTCCcctgctcttcttcatcacccTCCTCTTCACTGTGCTTGGG ACCACTGCCAAGGAGCGAGCCAAACATGCGGGTGACTACTTCACGTTGCTCAGGCATCTCCTCAACTATGCCTACAACAGCAACATCAACCTGCCAAACGCTGAGGTGCTGCTCAACAATGAGATCGATTGGCTGAAGCGAATACGA GATGAGGTTAAAAGGACGGGAGAGACGGGTGTGGAGGAGACGATTCTCGAAGGCCACCTTGGGGTCACAAAGGAGCTTCTTGCCTTCCAGACACCTGAGAAGAAGTATTACATAGGATGTGAGAAGGGCGGAGCAAATCTCATCAAG GAGTTGATTGACGACTTCATCTTCCCAGCGTCAAATGTTTACATTCAGTACATGAAAAGTGGGGAGTTCCCGACTGAGCAGGCCATACCCGTGTGTAGTACCCCGGCTTCCATCAACGCTGGCTTTGAGCTCTTGGTTGCGCTGGCTGTGGGCTGCGTCCGGAATCTCAAGCAGATAGTGGACATTCTCACAGACATGTACTATTTAG GCTGTGAAACATTGACGGAGTGGGAGTACCTGCCGCCTGTCGGTCCACGACCGAACAAAGGTTTCGTTGGTCTGAAGAACGCTGGTGCCACATGCTACATGAACTCAGTCATTCAGCAGCTGTACATGATTCCCCCGATCCGAAACGGCATCCTGGCAATCGAAGGCACTGGcacagatgtggatgatgaCATGTCAGGGGATGAGAAGCAGGAGAATGAG aGTAATGTTGATCCTCGAGATGAAGTCTTCAGCTATCATCACCAATTTGATGATAAGCTGGCTGGTAAGTCTGAGGACAGGAAAGAGTACAACATCGGGGTGCTGCGGCACCTGCAGGTCATCTTCGGGCATCTGGCTGCCTCCAGACTGCAGTACTACGTCCCAAGGGGATTCTGGAAACAGTTCAG GTTATGGGGTGAGCCTGTCAACCTGAGGGAGCAACATGATGCTTTGGAGTTCTTCAATTCTTTGGTGGACAGTCTGGATGAAGCTCTGAAAGCTCTCGGCCACCCGGCGATGCTCAGCAAGGTGCTGGGGGGGTCATTTGCTGACCAGAAGATCTGCCAGGGATGCCCTCACAG aTACGAGTGTGAGGAGTCATTTACAGCTCTTAATGTGGACATCCGAAACCACCAGAACCtgttggactccatggagcAGTATGTCAAAGGAGATTTGTTAGAAGGGGCAAACGCCTACCACTGTGAGAAGTGTAACaagaag GTGGACACGGTGAAGCGACTGCTGATTAAGAAGCTTCCACCGGTCCTTGCCATCCAACTGAAGCGCTTCGACTATGACTGGGAGCGGGAGTGTGCCATCAAGTTCAATGACTACTTTGAATTCCCTCGAGAGCTGGACATGGAGCCGTACACTGTAGCTGGTGTGGCTAAGCTTGAGGGGGACGATGTCAACCCGGAGAACCAGGTGATCCAACAGAATGAGCCCTCTGAACCAACGCCTCCTTGCAGCTCCAAGTACCGTCTGGTTGGAGTGCTGGTCCACTCAGGCCAGGCCAGCGGTGGACACTATTACTCGTACATCATCCAAAGGAACGGCGGAGATGGCGAGAAGAACCGCTGGTATAAGTTTGACGACGGCGACGTGACGGAGTGCAAGATGGACGacgaggaggagatgaagaaccAGTGCTTCGGAGGGGAGTACATGGGCGAGGTGTTCGATcacatgatgaagaggatgtcATACCGGAGACAGAAACGCTGGTGGAATGCCTACATCCTCTTTTACGAGCGTATGGACTCGTTAGACAAGGACAGTGAGCTTGTCAAATATATCTCGGAGTTGACCGTCTCCAACACGAAGCCGCATCAGGTCAAGATGCCTGGTGTCATCGAGTGCAGCGTCCGCAAGCAGAACGTCCAATTCATGCACAACCGAATGCAATACAGCCTGGAATATTTCCAGTTCATTAAGAAACTTCTGACCTGTAACAGTGTCTATTTAAACCCCCCTTCAG GACAAGAACACCTTCTGCCAGAGGCGGAAGAGATTGCTATGATAAGTGCTCAGCTGGCTGCTCGGTTCTTATTCAGCACCGGTTTTCACACAAAGAAAGTAGTACGGGGTCCTGCCAGTGACTG GTACGACGCCCTCTGCATCCTGCTGAGACACAGTAAGAATGTACGCTATTGGTTTGCACACAACGTTTTGTTTGCGTACCCCAACCGCTTCTCCGAGTACCTGCTCGAATGCCCGAGCGCTGAGGTCAGAGGCGCATTTTCCAAGCTCATAGTCTTCATCGCTCACTTCTCCCTGCAAGACGGACCCTGCCCCTCCCCGACTGCCTCACCTGGATCTACAGCTCAG GGCTGTGATAACCTCAGTCTTAGCGACCACCTTTTGAGAGCTGTGCTCCACTTGCTCAGACGGGAGGTTTCCGAACACGGCCGTCACCTGCAGCAGTACTTCAACCTTTTTGTCATGTATGCCAATCTGG GCCTGGCAGAGAAGACCCAGCTGCTAAAGCTCAATGTCCCTGCCACGTTCATGATGGTAGCACTGGACGAGGGTCCAGGACCTCCCATCAAGTACCAGTACGCTGAGCTGGGCAAGCTCTACACGGTGGTTTCCCAACTGGTCCGCTGCTGCGATGTGTCGTCACGCATGCAGTCCTCCATCAACG GGAACCCCCCACTCCCAAACCCCTATGGGGATCCCAACCTCACTGCCCCAGTGATGCCGCTGCAGCAGGTGGTCGCGGAGCTCCTCTTCGTGAGGACCAGCTACGTGAAGAAGATCATCGAGGACTGCAGCAACTCTGAGGAGACGGTTAAGTTGGTTCGATTCAACTGCTGGGAGAACCCTCAGTTCTCCTCCACTGTGCTCAGCGAGCTGCTCTGGCAG GTTGCGTACTCTTACACCTATGAACTGAGGCCTTACCTGGACTTGCTGCTACAGATCCTTCTCATTGAGGACTCTTGGCAGACTCACAG GATCCACAACGTACTGAAGGGAATCCCCGACGACAGAGACGGTCTTTTTGATACCATCCAGCGCTCCAAGAACCACTACCAGAAACGCGCCTACCAGTGTATTAAATGCATGGTGGCGCTCTTTACTAACTGCTCGGTGGCCTACCAGATCTTGCAG AGTAACGGTGACCTGAAGCGGAAGTGGACCTGGGCCGTGGAGTGGCTGGGCGACGAGCTGGAGCGGCGGCCCTACACGGGGAATCCCCAGTACACCTACAATAACTGGTCTCCTCCAGTCCAAAGCAACGAAACCTCCAACGGCTACTTCCTGGAGCGCTCGCACAGCGCACGGATGACGCTGGCCAAGGCCTGCGAACTGTGTCCCGAGGAG CTCAAGTGTACTCAGGGAAGCCCAGGGAAG GAGCCAGATGAGCAAGAAGCACCTGATGACCAGGATTCTTCCCCCCCAGAGGACACGTCTCTGTACCCACATTCTCCTGGAACCGCTCAGTTTCAGCAG CAGAACAACCATCCTCACGGGCAGCCGTACACGGGCCCCGCTGCCCAGCACATGAACAACCCTCAGCGTCCTGGCCCCGCCTCTGCTCCGACCCCTGGACCCACACAGACCCCCGTGCCGGGCCCCGGTCCCAGTCCTGGCCCAGGCTCGCGCGCACAAGAGAACTGGGAGCGCACAGAGGAGGTGGCCCCTGCTCCGACTTCCACCCCAGCTCCTGCCCTGCCTGAGGAGTAG